The following are from one region of the Stanieria cyanosphaera PCC 7437 genome:
- a CDS encoding GIY-YIG nuclease family protein codes for MTAQTEISTLATLDYIYYLNEQGCLNEDFQGKIGVYAIFDQEKTLQFIGYSRDIYLSLKQHLVRQPQSCYWLKIQTIDRPNRTILEEIRQTWIAENGKIPPGNGEQEVLWNQPIDTKFAMTEEEKAQYQVSDELGQIKILKKVARRIEEQVKEQLKQRGVTMDIRFNPKLKEQGLLDLK; via the coding sequence ATGACTGCCCAAACCGAAATCTCAACTCTTGCTACTCTTGACTACATTTATTATCTAAATGAGCAAGGTTGTCTTAATGAAGACTTTCAAGGAAAAATAGGAGTTTACGCAATTTTTGACCAAGAAAAAACTTTACAATTTATTGGTTATTCTCGCGATATTTATCTTAGTCTGAAACAACATTTAGTTCGTCAACCTCAAAGTTGTTATTGGTTGAAAATACAAACTATTGATCGTCCTAACCGCACTATTTTAGAAGAAATACGTCAAACTTGGATTGCAGAAAATGGAAAAATTCCTCCAGGTAACGGCGAACAAGAAGTTCTGTGGAATCAACCGATTGATACTAAATTTGCTATGACAGAAGAAGAAAAGGCACAATATCAAGTAAGCGATGAATTAGGACAAATTAAAATACTAAAAAAAGTTGCTAGAAGAATAGAGGAACAAGTCAAGGAACAATTGAAACAAAGAGGGGTCACAATGGATATCCGTTTTAATCCTAAACTTAAAGAACAAGGTCTATTAGATTTAAAATAA
- a CDS encoding serine/threonine-protein kinase, whose amino-acid sequence MKAALLNNRYRILETIGRGGFGETYLAEDTHMPSQRKCVLKQLKPIVEQPHLPEWVKERFQREAAILEELGDGNRQIPCLYAYFSEADKFYLVQEWIEGVTLAEKWQNEGNLDAREVRQILVQLLPVLDFVHSKRIIHRDIKPENIIIRYQDNLPVLIDFGAVKEAIATVVNTNNSSAFSAAIGTPGYMPSEQAAGRPVYSSDLYSLGLTAIFLLTGKSPQDLQSDPGTGEIIWQEYASNIDPKLVAILTQAIKFHPRDRFTTAREMLEALDSSVPWQNLTKKTLVVAPKQGTNQNNYHIPRQKGNTAAVKVDSFEEKKSDNWLVNLFLFLLLAGGLSVGAFVVGFSFLSNIWNNRSQPLPQATLEEPTEQTESFPAIKTFPELVKPNKPKVKPKAENQTKSELEANNSLEESEPESELESEPPEVVIDTKTEPEPQPEPQPEINVPIIRTGSSENQLVSTLGKPTSERQDWQKDSRTLVYQDIVPNQVNLSYKSDGTGKIRQTDIALASSISLDAMQETLNELLGGNAPSDVTEKLRQVYSRETKFSFFKVDNLEGKVERDSKDRITISVWESGYE is encoded by the coding sequence ATGAAAGCTGCACTACTAAATAACCGCTATCGTATTTTAGAAACTATTGGCAGAGGAGGCTTTGGAGAAACATACTTAGCTGAAGATACTCATATGCCTTCCCAAAGAAAATGTGTTCTTAAGCAGCTTAAACCAATTGTTGAACAACCACATCTTCCTGAATGGGTTAAAGAGAGATTTCAGCGAGAAGCAGCGATTTTAGAAGAGTTAGGCGATGGTAATCGCCAAATTCCTTGTCTTTATGCTTATTTTTCCGAAGCAGATAAATTTTATCTAGTTCAAGAATGGATTGAAGGAGTTACTTTAGCCGAGAAGTGGCAGAATGAAGGAAATTTGGATGCTAGAGAAGTCCGACAAATTTTAGTGCAGCTTTTACCTGTATTAGATTTTGTTCATAGTAAACGCATCATTCATCGAGATATTAAACCAGAAAATATTATTATTAGATATCAAGATAATTTACCAGTATTAATTGATTTTGGCGCAGTTAAAGAAGCGATCGCAACTGTAGTTAATACTAATAATAGTAGTGCTTTTTCTGCTGCAATTGGAACTCCTGGTTATATGCCTTCAGAACAAGCTGCTGGTCGTCCTGTTTATTCTAGCGATTTATACAGTTTGGGATTAACAGCTATCTTTCTCCTCACAGGAAAATCTCCTCAAGACTTACAAAGCGATCCTGGTACAGGTGAAATTATCTGGCAAGAATATGCGAGCAATATTGATCCCAAGTTAGTAGCAATTTTAACTCAAGCGATCAAATTTCATCCACGCGATCGCTTTACTACTGCTAGAGAAATGTTAGAGGCGTTAGACTCTTCTGTACCTTGGCAAAATTTGACCAAAAAAACTTTGGTAGTAGCACCAAAACAAGGAACTAATCAAAATAACTATCATATTCCTCGTCAAAAGGGTAATACAGCAGCAGTAAAAGTTGATTCTTTTGAGGAAAAAAAGTCAGATAATTGGTTAGTTAATTTATTTCTCTTTTTATTATTAGCAGGAGGTTTAAGTGTTGGTGCATTTGTCGTTGGCTTTAGTTTCTTATCAAATATATGGAATAATCGTTCTCAACCATTACCACAAGCAACTCTAGAAGAACCAACCGAGCAAACTGAGTCTTTTCCTGCAATCAAAACTTTTCCAGAACTTGTTAAACCAAACAAACCAAAAGTCAAACCTAAAGCAGAAAATCAAACTAAATCAGAATTAGAAGCAAACAATAGTTTAGAAGAATCTGAACCAGAATCCGAGTTAGAATCAGAACCTCCTGAAGTAGTAATCGATACAAAAACCGAACCTGAACCCCAACCCGAACCTCAACCAGAAATAAATGTTCCCATTATTAGAACAGGAAGTTCAGAAAATCAGCTTGTCAGTACTTTGGGTAAACCGACTTCCGAAAGACAAGACTGGCAAAAAGATAGTCGCACCCTAGTTTATCAAGACATTGTGCCTAACCAAGTTAATCTTAGTTATAAATCTGATGGTACAGGTAAAATTCGTCAAACTGATATTGCTTTAGCTTCATCAATTAGTTTGGATGCCATGCAAGAAACCTTAAATGAACTTTTGGGCGGTAATGCACCATCAGATGTAACAGAAAAACTGAGACAAGTATATTCACGAGAAACTAAGTTTAGTTTTTTCAAAGTAGATAACTTGGAAGGAAAAGTAGAGCGAGATTCTAAAGACCGAATTACTATTTCGGTTTGGGAGTCTGGATATGAATAG
- a CDS encoding MFS transporter yields the protein MNQKNNLDPQRHTEPSDLALRLRKHRNLFRLLAIAAGLIFLQGYMIAPLIPSLAEIFNVSVQEIGMIVPIYMLAYALTALFYGILSDRFGRWSIIRLSLIIFVICTGLTATSQTADQMAMWRLLTGIGASGVIPLTFALVGDLFPFDQRGSKLGLIFAAMEGGMAAGSAGGSILEPFVGWRMLFIGTAVMAGLVLWRLNRYGAMFDTAQVKKLPTFRQVFQGYSKILQTFRGQRTYGYVLWNGIYHAGVFTWLGLYLSQRFDMNALNIGLTILGYGIPGLLFNTLIGKAVDRWGRRWLIPIGLLMAALAGIAMIFEISPLETTILILILSLGYDLTQPLFVGIVTDLSDDDNLGQTMGLKVFTLFTGFGIGSLIFGELLDFGFGWSLAIFGGIQLIAGLLAIPFFWQEIPQR from the coding sequence ATGAATCAGAAAAATAATCTTGATCCCCAACGCCATACAGAACCATCTGATCTGGCACTAAGATTAAGAAAGCATAGAAATCTTTTTCGACTTTTAGCGATCGCAGCAGGTCTAATTTTCCTTCAAGGATACATGATTGCACCACTAATTCCCAGTTTGGCAGAGATTTTTAACGTTTCTGTCCAGGAAATAGGCATGATTGTTCCTATCTATATGTTGGCTTATGCTCTGACGGCGTTATTCTATGGAATTTTATCTGATCGTTTTGGTCGCTGGTCAATCATTCGTCTTTCTCTGATTATTTTTGTTATTTGCACAGGTTTAACCGCAACATCTCAAACTGCTGATCAAATGGCAATGTGGCGACTGCTAACCGGGATTGGTGCTAGTGGAGTGATTCCTCTAACGTTTGCTCTGGTCGGCGATTTGTTTCCCTTTGACCAACGAGGTAGCAAACTAGGGCTGATCTTTGCTGCAATGGAAGGAGGTATGGCTGCTGGTTCTGCTGGAGGATCGATTCTTGAACCTTTTGTCGGTTGGCGGATGTTATTCATCGGTACTGCTGTGATGGCAGGATTAGTACTTTGGCGTTTGAATCGCTATGGTGCGATGTTCGATACGGCTCAAGTAAAAAAATTACCTACATTCCGTCAAGTATTTCAAGGCTATAGTAAAATTTTGCAAACTTTTCGAGGGCAACGAACATACGGCTATGTTTTGTGGAATGGTATTTACCATGCTGGTGTTTTTACCTGGCTAGGACTTTATCTATCACAACGATTTGATATGAATGCCCTTAACATTGGTTTGACCATTCTTGGATATGGTATTCCTGGACTGTTGTTCAATACGTTAATTGGCAAAGCCGTTGATCGTTGGGGAAGACGTTGGCTGATTCCCATTGGGCTATTAATGGCTGCATTAGCTGGCATTGCCATGATTTTTGAGATTTCCCCACTAGAAACCACTATTCTTATTTTGATACTATCGTTAGGTTACGACTTAACTCAGCCTCTATTCGTCGGTATTGTAACGGATTTGAGCGATGATGATAACCTAGGACAAACTATGGGGCTTAAGGTATTTACTCTGTTTACTGGATTTGGTATTGGTAGTTTAATTTTTGGCGAACTTCTTGATTTTGGTTTTGGCTGGTCTTTAGCTATTTTTGGAGGTATCCAGTTAATAGCAGGACTACTAGCTATTCCTTTTTTCTGGCAAGAGATTCCCCAACGATGA
- the pipX gene encoding transcriptional coactivator PipX: MNHQSNETYLNHPTFGLLYRICLIENDRELFTTLYAQRLFFIVVITSGNLTFEPISRSDARLLVENRLRKLRQSNVSHEYQKLNQVYQQTFQ; this comes from the coding sequence GTGAACCATCAAAGTAACGAAACCTATCTCAACCATCCTACTTTTGGTCTTCTCTATCGCATTTGCCTGATTGAAAATGATCGGGAACTGTTTACTACTCTCTACGCTCAACGTCTTTTCTTTATCGTAGTTATTACTTCGGGTAACTTAACCTTTGAGCCAATTAGCCGTTCTGATGCTCGTTTATTGGTGGAAAATCGGTTACGGAAATTACGCCAGAGTAATGTTTCCCATGAATATCAAAAACTTAATCAAGTTTATCAACAAACTTTTCAATAG
- a CDS encoding ribonucleoside-diphosphate reductase subunit alpha: MQQTLSPQPNLLTHNTSNIQVIRRDGSTTLLNIAKIRSVVEWACEGKEVNPITLEAGLTTRLKNGVTTREIQDNLIDCALGMCSPSEPEWRYVAGRLHIWNLWKDVIVSRGYGYGDYAKTVRLQVEANQYDRQILTYSTEELSLAGTWINQEWDKDYDYAGAVLLTKRYLLPDELPQEAFLTCALLLASVEAPQQRLIVAQQFYEAIARRKISLATPILANLRIPNGSLSSCFITAIDDNLESIFGEITNTARISKNGGGVGVNVSRIRSTGSWVMGKKNASGGVVPWIKLLNDTAIAVNQGGRRAGAVTVGVDIWHLDVPEFLEMQTENGDQRRKAYDVFPQLVITDEFMRRVVAKQEWTLVDPYEVRTKLGIELATLWGEQFETAYRQIESELDQTITLYKKINARELFKEIMRSQVETGMPYLAFKDTINRANPNQHEGYIPGVNLCCESFSNVKPGVESHCCNLVSINLANTEETELPNICQLAVRILDNTIDLTNPPFAASKNHNDKYRTIGVGCMGLADWLAKRRLTYDHLSEISYLFEEFGYWCTHASMELAKERGAYSAFAGSEWSKGKLIGAKPLEWFLENARDQERWVNLSQDIQTHGIRNSHISAIAPNTSSSLVQGCTASVLPAYSKFFYDKWAKGAVPIAPPFLQDFFWFYPENKSLDQRKVVKAVATMQKWIDTGISMELLFNLNQGVYFPNEPERCLKAKDIYETLILAWESGCKAVYYIRTVQKDDFKESNDTCVACAN; this comes from the coding sequence ATGCAACAAACCCTATCGCCACAACCCAACCTTCTTACACACAATACCAGTAATATTCAGGTGATTAGGAGAGATGGTTCTACTACTCTCCTCAATATTGCTAAAATTCGCTCTGTGGTAGAGTGGGCTTGTGAGGGCAAAGAAGTTAATCCTATTACTTTGGAAGCTGGACTCACCACTAGACTAAAAAATGGGGTTACTACCAGAGAAATTCAAGATAATTTAATCGATTGCGCCTTGGGAATGTGTAGTCCTTCTGAACCAGAATGGCGTTATGTAGCAGGTAGATTACATATCTGGAATCTCTGGAAAGATGTGATTGTGAGTCGTGGTTATGGCTATGGAGATTACGCTAAGACAGTAAGATTACAAGTCGAAGCAAATCAATATGATCGCCAAATCCTCACTTATTCTACTGAAGAATTATCTTTGGCAGGAACTTGGATCAATCAAGAATGGGACAAAGATTATGATTATGCTGGGGCAGTTTTGTTAACTAAACGCTATCTGTTGCCTGATGAATTGCCACAAGAAGCGTTTTTGACTTGTGCTTTATTACTCGCCTCAGTAGAAGCACCTCAGCAAAGATTAATAGTTGCTCAACAGTTTTATGAAGCGATCGCTCGTAGAAAAATTTCTCTAGCTACACCAATTTTAGCTAATTTAAGAATTCCGAACGGTTCTTTAAGTAGTTGTTTTATTACGGCGATTGACGACAATTTAGAAAGTATTTTTGGTGAAATTACTAATACTGCCAGAATTTCCAAGAATGGTGGTGGGGTTGGGGTCAATGTCAGTAGAATTCGGTCAACTGGAAGCTGGGTAATGGGCAAGAAAAATGCCTCTGGTGGAGTTGTACCTTGGATTAAATTACTCAATGATACTGCGATCGCGGTTAATCAAGGCGGGCGTAGGGCTGGTGCGGTTACCGTTGGTGTTGATATTTGGCATTTGGATGTTCCAGAATTCCTGGAAATGCAAACAGAAAATGGAGATCAACGCCGTAAAGCTTATGATGTCTTTCCCCAGCTAGTTATTACTGATGAATTCATGCGTAGGGTAGTAGCTAAACAAGAATGGACATTAGTAGATCCCTATGAAGTTAGAACGAAATTAGGAATTGAACTTGCCACCTTATGGGGCGAACAATTTGAAACTGCTTATCGTCAGATTGAATCAGAACTAGATCAAACAATTACTCTCTACAAAAAAATTAACGCCCGCGAATTGTTTAAAGAGATCATGCGATCGCAGGTAGAAACGGGAATGCCCTATTTGGCGTTTAAAGATACTATTAATCGGGCAAATCCCAATCAACACGAAGGTTACATTCCTGGGGTTAATTTATGTTGTGAAAGCTTTAGTAATGTTAAACCAGGAGTAGAAAGCCACTGTTGTAATTTGGTTTCGATTAATCTAGCTAACACAGAAGAAACCGAACTACCTAATATCTGTCAGTTAGCAGTCCGAATTTTAGATAATACCATCGATCTAACTAACCCTCCTTTTGCAGCTTCAAAAAACCATAACGATAAATACCGCACCATTGGCGTAGGTTGTATGGGTTTAGCTGATTGGTTGGCAAAAAGACGTTTAACTTATGATCATCTGAGCGAAATTAGCTATCTGTTTGAAGAATTTGGCTATTGGTGTACCCATGCTTCAATGGAATTAGCCAAAGAAAGAGGTGCATATTCCGCCTTTGCAGGTAGTGAATGGAGTAAAGGGAAATTAATTGGTGCTAAACCTCTAGAATGGTTTTTAGAAAACGCTAGAGATCAAGAACGTTGGGTAAATCTATCTCAAGATATTCAAACACACGGCATTCGTAATTCCCATATTAGCGCGATCGCTCCTAATACTTCTTCTTCTTTGGTTCAAGGTTGTACAGCTAGCGTTTTACCTGCTTATAGCAAGTTTTTCTATGATAAATGGGCTAAGGGTGCTGTTCCCATCGCCCCACCTTTCCTTCAGGATTTCTTTTGGTTTTACCCCGAAAATAAGTCTTTAGACCAGAGAAAAGTAGTTAAAGCAGTTGCTACGATGCAAAAGTGGATTGATACGGGTATTTCGATGGAATTACTCTTTAATCTTAATCAAGGCGTATATTTTCCTAACGAACCTGAAAGATGTCTCAAAGCTAAAGATATCTATGAAACTCTAATTTTGGCCTGGGAATCAGGTTGTAAGGCAGTATATTATATCCGTACTGTACAAAAAGACGATTTCAAAGAGTCAAACGATACTTGTGTAGCTTGCGCTAATTAA
- a CDS encoding DUF29 domain-containing protein, translated as MMQMPEANSKTAKTSMPSSNLYETDFYAWTQTQAVLLREQQWNQVDLPNLIEEIESLGKQQRQELRNRLSVLIGHLLKWQYQPQHRSRSWLATIRIQRRDTIQLLKDNPSLKPYLDEALEEAYENARDLAMGETNLPEQTFPFSCLYTVTEILDNRFYPGEQSELVEGSES; from the coding sequence ATGATGCAAATGCCTGAAGCAAACTCAAAGACGGCAAAGACTTCAATGCCTTCATCAAATCTCTACGAAACTGATTTTTATGCTTGGACACAGACACAAGCAGTCTTGCTTCGTGAACAACAATGGAATCAGGTTGACTTGCCAAACTTGATTGAGGAGATTGAATCTTTGGGTAAGCAGCAACGACAGGAACTTCGCAACCGTCTAAGTGTGCTGATTGGACATCTATTAAAATGGCAATATCAACCTCAACATCGCAGTCGTAGTTGGCTAGCGACAATTCGTATTCAACGTCGTGACACTATACAATTACTGAAAGATAATCCAAGTCTCAAACCTTATCTTGATGAGGCGTTAGAGGAAGCGTATGAAAATGCTAGAGATTTAGCGATGGGAGAAACTAATTTACCAGAACAAACCTTTCCTTTCAGTTGTCTTTATACTGTCACAGAAATTCTCGACAATCGCTTTTACCCAGGTGAGCAGAGTGAATTAGTAGAAGGTTCGGAATCTTAA
- a CDS encoding ribonucleotide-diphosphate reductase subunit beta — MLANPIFNPQGDDRIENRSIWFGKTTNLMQLNDVRYSWAIGLYQQMRENFWIPQKLDLTQDVTDYWNLTAEERYAYDGILSYLTFLDSVQTCNIPHLKSCVTAPEVSLCMAEQISQEGMHNQSYQYIIETVIPSDRRSTVYDFWRTDKVLADRCQFIAGLYQKYIDHPTAENYFTALLADYLLEGIYFYNGFIYFYNLASRMLMPGSADIFKMINRDELSHVRLYQKLIPEARQLFIHSVDQIYEMFDTAVQHEVKWTNHIVGDHILGVTEGSTEQYTKYLANLRLKAIGLEPLYPQEKYQKSPYRHLERFSDTKKEGHTKANFFEAGVTSYVMSSGIGGWDEI; from the coding sequence ATGTTAGCCAATCCAATTTTTAATCCTCAAGGAGACGACAGAATTGAAAATCGCTCGATTTGGTTTGGTAAGACAACTAATTTAATGCAACTAAACGATGTCCGCTATTCTTGGGCAATTGGATTGTATCAACAAATGCGGGAAAACTTTTGGATTCCGCAAAAACTTGATCTGACTCAAGATGTCACTGATTATTGGAATTTAACTGCTGAAGAGAGATATGCCTATGATGGCATTTTGAGTTATCTTACCTTTTTAGATTCTGTTCAAACTTGCAATATCCCGCACCTCAAAAGTTGTGTTACTGCACCAGAAGTAAGTTTGTGTATGGCAGAACAAATTTCTCAAGAGGGAATGCACAACCAAAGTTATCAATATATTATCGAAACAGTCATTCCTAGCGATCGCAGAAGTACGGTTTATGATTTCTGGCGTACAGATAAAGTTTTAGCAGATCGTTGTCAATTTATTGCTGGACTTTATCAAAAATACATCGATCATCCTACTGCGGAAAATTATTTTACCGCTTTACTGGCAGATTATTTATTGGAAGGCATTTATTTCTACAATGGCTTTATTTATTTTTATAATTTAGCTTCACGGATGTTAATGCCAGGAAGTGCGGATATTTTTAAAATGATTAATCGTGATGAATTAAGTCACGTCAGACTTTATCAAAAACTTATTCCTGAAGCGCGACAATTATTTATTCATTCAGTGGATCAAATTTATGAAATGTTTGACACGGCAGTACAACATGAAGTTAAGTGGACTAATCATATTGTCGGAGATCATATTTTAGGGGTTACTGAAGGAAGTACCGAACAATACACCAAGTATTTAGCCAATCTTAGATTGAAAGCAATTGGTTTAGAACCACTTTATCCACAGGAAAAATATCAAAAGAGTCCTTACAGGCATTTAGAACGTTTCTCTGATACCAAAAAAGAAGGTCATACAAAGGCTAATTTCTTTGAAGCTGGAGTTACTAGTTATGTCATGTCTTCTGGAATTGGCGGTTGGGATGAAATTTAA
- a CDS encoding TldD/PmbA family protein → MENSTTERLQDAIATYRNSVDYLEIRVEQSESTSLAFRGKQLDAVNRSFALAGGIRACHQGGWSFVTFNGLEELKPRIEEAIAQAKLVGKETTQLAAIATIEDYVKVELKRDPRGVSLQDKRQILEAYNQLILEYDPRIQTTMSSLGDVFTTNYFVNSVGSCIVQERLDVTGRFGAIARGEGGIVRQGFESIHSRDDFNSLIGVEDRVLGAAKRAVNQLEANSVKGGQYTVILDPYLSGVFIHEAFGHLSEADFVYENPRMQELLTIGKPLGIEQLNVIDDATLENLPGSIKYDDEGVPGQRKYLIKNGVLTQRLHSRETAGKMQEQPTGNARALRANYPPIVRMTNTAIEPGNTPFEDMISDIEEGVYAVRMLGGQTNGEMFTFAAAEGYMIRNGKIAEPVSDVTLTGNVFQTLKDIEAIGNDTLFTNGGCGKGGQMPLPVSVGGPHLRIKNVVVGGR, encoded by the coding sequence ATGGAAAATTCAACTACTGAGCGGTTACAAGATGCAATTGCTACTTATCGCAATTCAGTTGATTATTTAGAAATTAGAGTCGAACAGAGTGAATCAACTAGTTTAGCTTTTCGAGGCAAACAATTAGATGCAGTCAATCGTAGTTTTGCTTTGGCAGGTGGAATACGTGCTTGTCATCAAGGTGGTTGGAGTTTTGTTACTTTTAATGGTTTAGAAGAGTTAAAACCAAGAATTGAAGAAGCTATTGCTCAGGCAAAATTGGTTGGTAAAGAAACTACTCAACTAGCTGCGATCGCTACCATCGAAGATTATGTTAAAGTCGAACTAAAACGAGATCCTCGTGGTGTTTCTCTGCAAGATAAACGTCAAATTTTAGAAGCTTACAACCAGTTAATTTTAGAATATGACCCACGCATTCAAACTACAATGAGCAGTTTGGGTGATGTTTTTACTACCAATTACTTTGTTAATTCGGTTGGTAGTTGTATTGTTCAAGAAAGATTAGATGTTACTGGTAGATTTGGCGCGATCGCAAGAGGCGAAGGCGGAATTGTTCGTCAAGGTTTTGAATCGATTCATTCTAGAGATGATTTTAATAGTTTAATTGGTGTTGAAGACCGAGTATTAGGTGCAGCTAAACGAGCAGTTAATCAATTAGAAGCAAATTCGGTCAAAGGTGGACAATATACCGTTATTCTTGACCCTTATCTATCAGGTGTGTTTATTCACGAAGCTTTTGGACATTTATCGGAAGCAGATTTTGTTTATGAAAATCCCCGTATGCAAGAACTTTTAACCATTGGTAAACCGTTAGGGATCGAACAACTCAATGTAATTGATGATGCTACTTTGGAAAATCTACCTGGTTCAATTAAATACGATGATGAAGGAGTTCCTGGACAAAGAAAATATCTGATTAAAAATGGAGTTTTAACTCAACGTCTTCATTCGAGAGAAACCGCAGGAAAAATGCAGGAACAACCGACGGGTAATGCGAGGGCGCTCCGTGCCAACTATCCTCCTATTGTTCGGATGACGAATACAGCTATTGAACCAGGAAATACTCCTTTTGAAGACATGATTAGTGATATTGAGGAAGGAGTTTATGCTGTCAGAATGTTAGGCGGACAAACCAACGGAGAAATGTTTACTTTTGCAGCAGCAGAAGGTTATATGATCCGTAATGGTAAAATTGCCGAACCCGTCAGCGATGTGACTTTAACAGGGAATGTATTTCAAACTCTCAAAGATATTGAAGCAATTGGTAACGATACCCTCTTTACTAATGGCGGTTGTGGTAAAGGAGGACAGATGCCTCTACCTGTAAGTGTTGGAGGACCTCATCTTAGAATTAAAAATGTTGTAGTTGGTGGCAGATAA
- the murD gene encoding UDP-N-acetylmuramoyl-L-alanine--D-glutamate ligase produces the protein MPKAQIIGLGRSGIAAAKLLSQDGWEVTIADAASEENLISRSNRSEFQALKAKLAQEKIKLQLGQPQLLNSADLPKLLVVSPGVPWDLPPLIEAREKKIDTIGEIELAWRYLKSVPWVGITGTNGKTTTTALIAAIFQAAGLNAPACGNIGYAACELALEKTNDQSFDWIVAELSSYQIESSEQLSPQIGVWTTFTPDHLSRHKTLENYYKIKASLLHRSRHKIFNGDDPYLRKVGEEQWQNAYWTSIKGKDRLICSTERGVYLEDGWVVAFGELILPISLFKMPGVHNQQNLLMAVAATKLAGIDQGAIASAIATFSGVPHRLEYIRTFKGIDFINDSKATNYDAAEVGLASVDAPVILIAGGEAKEGEDLAWIEKIKQKAATVLLIGEAAPTFAQRLTECGYNSFEIVETMANAVIRSVELAKQKNAEVVLLSPACASFDQYRSFEHRGDDFRQLCQELS, from the coding sequence ATGCCCAAAGCTCAAATTATTGGATTAGGAAGATCGGGAATTGCTGCTGCTAAATTACTCAGTCAAGATGGGTGGGAAGTTACAATTGCTGATGCTGCTAGTGAAGAAAATCTGATTTCTCGCTCTAATCGAAGCGAATTTCAAGCCTTAAAAGCAAAATTGGCACAAGAGAAGATTAAACTTCAACTAGGTCAACCTCAATTGCTCAATTCGGCAGATTTACCCAAATTGCTAGTTGTTAGTCCTGGCGTTCCTTGGGATCTCCCTCCATTGATTGAGGCAAGAGAAAAAAAAATTGACACAATTGGAGAAATTGAACTCGCTTGGCGTTATCTCAAATCAGTACCTTGGGTAGGAATTACAGGTACTAACGGCAAAACTACGACAACAGCTTTAATTGCAGCAATTTTTCAAGCTGCGGGATTGAATGCGCCTGCTTGTGGCAATATTGGTTATGCAGCCTGTGAATTAGCTCTAGAAAAAACTAATGATCAATCTTTTGATTGGATTGTCGCTGAATTGAGTAGTTATCAAATTGAATCATCCGAGCAACTTTCACCACAAATAGGAGTTTGGACTACTTTTACTCCCGATCATCTCAGTCGTCACAAAACCCTAGAAAATTATTACAAGATCAAAGCTTCTTTGCTACATCGTAGTCGCCACAAAATTTTTAATGGAGATGATCCCTATTTACGTAAAGTAGGAGAAGAACAATGGCAAAATGCTTATTGGACAAGTATTAAAGGCAAAGACCGCTTAATTTGTTCGACCGAACGAGGGGTTTATCTTGAAGATGGATGGGTAGTAGCTTTCGGAGAGTTAATTTTACCAATCTCGTTATTTAAGATGCCTGGAGTACATAATCAACAAAACTTACTAATGGCAGTAGCAGCAACTAAATTAGCTGGAATTGATCAAGGCGCGATCGCATCAGCTATTGCTACTTTTTCTGGTGTACCTCATCGTTTGGAGTATATTCGCACTTTTAAGGGAATTGATTTTATTAATGATAGTAAAGCAACTAATTACGATGCAGCAGAAGTAGGGTTAGCTTCTGTAGATGCGCCAGTGATTTTAATTGCAGGGGGAGAGGCGAAAGAAGGAGAGGATTTAGCTTGGATTGAGAAAATCAAACAAAAAGCAGCAACTGTTTTATTAATTGGAGAAGCTGCACCTACTTTTGCTCAAAGATTAACTGAATGTGGTTATAATTCCTTTGAAATTGTCGAAACAATGGCAAATGCTGTAATTAGAAGTGTAGAATTAGCCAAACAAAAAAACGCTGAAGTAGTTTTATTGTCTCCTGCCTGTGCTAGTTTCGATCAATATCGCAGTTTTGAACATCGAGGCGATGATTTTCGTCAACTTTGTCAAGAGTTATCATAA